In Streptacidiphilus sp. P02-A3a, the DNA window AGCTTCGGCGGCGGCGTGGGCATGATCAACAGCACCCTGCAGTACGGACCCGGCTGCACCGTGGCCGCCGTGCAGCAGCTGACCGGGATACCGATCGACCACTTCGCCATGGTGGACTTCAGTGGTGTCGTGAACATGTCCGACGCGATCGGCGGCGTCAACGTCTGCGTCAGCAACAACGTCTACGACCCCGACTCGCACCTCAAGCTCTCCCAGGGCACGCACACCCTCAAGGGGCTCGCGGCGCTGGAGTTCCTGCGCACCCGGCACGGCTTCGGCGACGGCAGCGACCTCGGCCGCACCTACGCCCAGCACATCTTCCTGACCCAGATGATCAACAAGCTGAAGAGCGCCAACACCCTCGCGGACCCGCTGTCCGTGCTCGACCTGGCCAACGCCGCGACCAAGGCGCTCACCGTCGACACCGGCCTGGACAGCATTCCCAAGCTGGTCGGGCTCGCCGACGACCTGAACAAGGTCCCCACCGACCGGATCACCTTCACCACCATGCAGAACACCCCGGACCCGGCCAACTCGTCCCGGGTGGTGATCGCCCCCGGCGCGCAGACGCTGTTCAACACCATCGCCAACGACCAGTCGCTGACCACCTCGACCGGCGCCAAGTCCAGCGCCGCGAGCGCCACGGCCAGCGTCAAGCCCAGCGCCGCCGCCCCCACCACCGCCGCGCCCAGCGTCCCGGCCTCCGACATCGCGGTACAGGTGGAGAACGGCACCGCGGTCAGCGGACGCGCCTCGGCGATCCGCACCGCGCTGGTCAACCAGGGCTACAGCACCGACAGCACCGCCGGCGACGCGGCCGACGCGGCGGTCAGCACCACCCTCAGCTACCCGGCCAGCCAGGCCGGTGAGGCCAAGGAGGTCGCCACCAGCCTGGGCCTGCCCGGCTCCGCGCTGAAGTCCGGCGCCGCCTCGGAGCTGACCCTGGTCATCGGCGGCGACTGGACCAGCGGGACCTCCTTCCCCGGCGGCAAGGCCTCCCCGGCCCCGGCGAACACCCAGGTCGCCCTGGCCGGGGCGCACGACCAGACCGGCAACCAGACCGGCAGTTGCGCCCCGGTGAGCACGCAGTACACGGTGTCGCTGAACGGTGTCGGCATGACGCCGATACAGGCGTACGCGGACAGCCCGAACGTCTCGAACTCGGCACCCTGACCGCCACGGCGACCCGAACAGCCTTGACGGGTCCGCCTTCTGACGGTTGATCAGGTATTTTCGGCGGGCATTCCGGCGGGCTTTCCGCCGGGCCAGCGGACGGCGAACGCCCGGGCCGGGTTCGCGACCAGCAGTTGCTCCGCCACCGCCGGGCCGAACTCCCGCTCCAGGCTCGGACGCAGCCGCCGGAGCAGGTAGGGGACGCCGGGACCGCCGCCGGTGGACGCCCGGGCGCGGGCGGTGGTGGTGTCCCCGCCGAGCAGCAACTGCCCGGCGTGGCCCGCCTTCAGCAGGTGGTTCAGCGCGTCCAGCAGCCGCCAGTCCGTGGCCTGGTTGGCGGGTGACGGACCGTCAAAGCTGAGGAACGCGCCCCGGTCGGCGAGGTCCCGATGCAGCCGGGACTCGGGAAAGCGGTTCAGGTGCCCGAGCAGCACCCGGTCCGGCGGCACCGACAGATGGTCGCAGAGCAGGTCCAGCACGTCGGCTCCGGCCGTGCCGTGCTCCAGGTGGACGCCGATCGGAGCGCCGGTGGCGTGGTGGGCCGCGGCGGCGGCGGCCATCACCGTGCGGGCGTGTGCGTCCAGGACGTGGAAGGCTCCGGCGACCTTGATCATCCCGGCCCGGACCGGCGCGGCAGCGGGCGCGGTACCGGCGTCCGTGCCCCTGCTTGGGTCGGCCTCACTGTCGGCGTCGGCCTCGGCCTCCGACCGCGGGTCGGCCATGCCCTCGGTCAGCTCGCGGACGAACAGCTCGGTCAGGCCGTCCTCCAGGGCGCGGCGGACCACCCCGGGCGGATAGTGCGCCTCCTGGTGCAGACCGGTGGCCGCGACCACGTGTACCCCGGTGGCCCGGGAGACCTGAGCCAGCCGTGCGGGCCTGCGGCCGAGGCCGAAGGGCGTCCACTGGACCAGGGTGCGCCCGCCGAGCTCGGCGTAGGAGCGCAGTTCGGCGGTCGCCGCGGCCACGTCGTCCATCACCTCCTCGGCGGGGAAGCGCAGGCTGCGGAAGAACAGGTGGTCATGCGAGTCGCAGACGCCCAGCTCGTCGGCCGGGATGTCGCCGAGGACGGTTCGCACCGTCGCCGGGGCGGCGGTGCGCTGCGGAGCGCTGGTCACACCGCCTCCCCGGGGAAGTCGGGGGCCAGCCGGTCGAGGGCCGCCAGTATGGTCAACGGGGACTGCCCGTGCGGGAGTCGGGGGCTTCGCATCAGCTTTCTTCCGTTTCCGGCGGCGCTGCCGCCTGAGAGGGGAGGATCCGGTGGTGGTCAGGCCTGTGGCAGCGGCGCCAGCAGGATCGGGGCGGTCGTCGGCCTCGGCGAGCCGCCTGCGGGCTCCACCGTGACGCCGACCCCGGCCGCTCCGCCCGGGGACCCGTTGAGCAGCTTCGCGCCGCCCGACGGCGACGAGTCGACCAGTCCGGCGGGCACCATCACCCCGCCCCGGCTGTACCAGAGTTCGTACACCTTGCCGTCCGCCAGGCCGGGCAGGTCGTGGTAGACGAAGGCGACCTGGCCGAGCCGGGCCGAGGAGACCACGGTACTGGTACCGCCGCCGGTCAACTGCCCGCTGTGGAAAGCGGCGTCGGGGGCGGCCAGCAGCTGGCTGAGGGTCGCCGCCTGCTGCTGCGCGGTGGCCGTGAGCGAGCGCTGCCGGGTCAACTGGTGGCCGACGTCGACCGCCACGCCGACCGCGACCAGCGCCACCACCAGGCAGGCGGCCAGGGCCAGTTGCGGCAGCCGCTGCCGCCACCGCCGCCAGGGCGAGCCGGGAGTGGCCGAGTCCGGTACCAGCGGCGGCAGTTGGCGGACCTGGGAGACGGCGGTGAGCACCCGCGCGCGGAACTCCGGCGGCGGGGTCTCGGCTGCCGCCAGGGCGAGCCGGGCGGCGGTCTCGCGCAGTTCCCGCACCTCCACGGTGCAGGCGGGGCAGACCGCCAGGTGCCGGTCGAACTCCGCCGACTCGCGGTCGGAGAGCGCGTGCAGCGCGTAGACCCCGGTCAGCGTGTGCAGGTCGGCGGTGGTCACGCGGCCACCCCCAGGCAGTCCCGGAGCCGGATCAGACCGTCCCGCACCCGGGTCTTGACGGTGCCGAGCGCCGCGCCGAGCAGGTCGGCCGTCTCCTGGTAGGTGCAGCCGCGGTAGTAGGCGAGCAGCACCGACTCACGCTGGATCTCGGTCAGCGA includes these proteins:
- a CDS encoding LCP family protein translates to MSRARTGGSASDTGADDPLAKTSLAKTPLDKAPLDREPSARGGRSRRGGSNGVGGSRAAARRSRQGKRKKIVKVVSISTATVLVLGLGGAYYEYQHLNGNITADNLNNGTKKSTLAEKPDAFGRTPLNILVLGSDTRDTAADCSIGGDCADGGGGANADVEMVVHLSADRSNATVMSIPRDLETSLPACTDTKDQTSFGGGVGMINSTLQYGPGCTVAAVQQLTGIPIDHFAMVDFSGVVNMSDAIGGVNVCVSNNVYDPDSHLKLSQGTHTLKGLAALEFLRTRHGFGDGSDLGRTYAQHIFLTQMINKLKSANTLADPLSVLDLANAATKALTVDTGLDSIPKLVGLADDLNKVPTDRITFTTMQNTPDPANSSRVVIAPGAQTLFNTIANDQSLTTSTGAKSSAASATASVKPSAAAPTTAAPSVPASDIAVQVENGTAVSGRASAIRTALVNQGYSTDSTAGDAADAAVSTTLSYPASQAGEAKEVATSLGLPGSALKSGAASELTLVIGGDWTSGTSFPGGKASPAPANTQVALAGAHDQTGNQTGSCAPVSTQYTVSLNGVGMTPIQAYADSPNVSNSAP
- a CDS encoding phosphotriesterase, whose product is MTSAPQRTAAPATVRTVLGDIPADELGVCDSHDHLFFRSLRFPAEEVMDDVAAATAELRSYAELGGRTLVQWTPFGLGRRPARLAQVSRATGVHVVAATGLHQEAHYPPGVVRRALEDGLTELFVRELTEGMADPRSEAEADADSEADPSRGTDAGTAPAAAPVRAGMIKVAGAFHVLDAHARTVMAAAAAAHHATGAPIGVHLEHGTAGADVLDLLCDHLSVPPDRVLLGHLNRFPESRLHRDLADRGAFLSFDGPSPANQATDWRLLDALNHLLKAGHAGQLLLGGDTTTARARASTGGGPGVPYLLRRLRPSLEREFGPAVAEQLLVANPARAFAVRWPGGKPAGMPAENT
- a CDS encoding anti-sigma factor domain-containing protein; translation: MTTADLHTLTGVYALHALSDRESAEFDRHLAVCPACTVEVRELRETAARLALAAAETPPPEFRARVLTAVSQVRQLPPLVPDSATPGSPWRRWRQRLPQLALAACLVVALVAVGVAVDVGHQLTRQRSLTATAQQQAATLSQLLAAPDAAFHSGQLTGGGTSTVVSSARLGQVAFVYHDLPGLADGKVYELWYSRGGVMVPAGLVDSSPSGGAKLLNGSPGGAAGVGVTVEPAGGSPRPTTAPILLAPLPQA